The Cryomorphaceae bacterium genomic interval CTTTGAAAATAACCGCTCAGGAGCAGGCTTTGATAGTCTGCCGAATCAACAATACTCACCGTGGTACTGAGAATCTGGTCTTGCAAATTGCCATAAAGCCTGAAATTGCTGATTGAAAAAGCCTCGGTTCCGGCTTCCTGAAAGGCAAGGTCATATGTAAAGAGGCTTGAATCGGAACGCAGGTAAATATGCAGACTATCCAGATGAAATCCTGCATACACGGTTTCGGGCATGCGAATATCCACATCGAGGTGCTTTTGCTGTTCCCTGAAACTTCCTTTGATCACCCCGGGTGTAAAGCGTTCTAAATCGGGAATCAGTACCTGGGTCAATAGGTTCGTGCTGTGAAAGGTAAACGAGAAGTCAAACTCGGCGTCGGTGCGTTTGGCAGACTCAATGGTGTCGCCAAAATGATAGTAGTATCGCACATGGCGCATCACAGCATCGCCAATGCCAGTGGCGGCGAGGTTCCCTTCAAAAGAGCCTTCCATAAAATCTGAGTGCACAGAAAAGGAAGTGCTGCGTGTTTGCGAAGAAAAGTTCATCACGAGCGAATCGAGGTGATAGCGCTTGTCGTAGCTGAAAAAGTCCCAATCGTCAAAGCGAATCATGGCCAGCAGTTCCGAAAGGGTATCGCCGATTATGCTGAACTCCGTTTGTCCCCGCACGCGCATGTCGTTTTCTGCCAAACCGGCTCCGCTGGCGTCCAATCCGTGCAAGCTCAGTCTGCCCGTAGCATGTGGAACTTTGAGCCAGGGTTCGGCTACCACGCCTAAGTCAAGTGCTATCAGGCTGTCGTTGACGGCCAGATCGGCCACCAGTTCACCGTTGTGCAGCGATGACTTGAGCGAAACATCCGTAAACATCCAGTGCGTGTAGCTCATCTCATGAATCAGAACATCTACATCGGCGGTGGCTGTTTGTGGGTCAAGTCCCTTTCCGGTCAGATGGACGTCGGCGCAAAACGGGCCCAGCGTATCGGGTTGATTCAGAAAAATACCTAGTTCAAAAGGGTCTATCAGCAATGTGGCCGTGTACTCGGGCAGGCTATCGGGGGGCATCAGGTAGCTGGCATCCAGGTGAAGAGTGGCAAGATCGCTTTGTACATCCAGCAAGCAGCTCAGGTCATTGGTTTTACCCGCCACTATTCCCGAAACCTTTACAAAACGGGGCAGTTGAAATTCGTTGGCAGCTTCACCCATCAAATGCCCCAAATCGTGCTTTCCGGTTCGCAAGGTTTTGATTTTGATGTCGAACTCGGGTTCATCCTGCGGGTTTAGCAGACTGCCATACACGTCGGCATGGGTTTCCTGTAACGCGTCGGCGCGAAGTTGCTTAATGCTGATTTGAGACGCATCGCCTTCCAGCAATGCCTGCAACGAAACCGAGGTTCCTGCCATCGAGGCCAGTGTTTCCTGCTCCTTGAGCGATGGCATAAAAGCAAACAAATCATTCCAGGCAAAGGAGAGATCGGGAAGGTGCAGGCGGAAACGCGACTGCTCAGGGTTGTTCAGTAGTACATCGCGGGTGGGGTAGCCCAATTCGAGCGATAAAGCCGCTGAGCTGTTTCCGGTTTGCAGTAATAGGTCGTTGAGAACCAGGGTGTCCGGGCGAAGGTCCAGGTCAAAGCCGAGGTGGCGCAGCTCAAGGCCACTCTGCTCCTGAAAACTGAGGGCTGACCATCGGAGCGACTGCCGCTCGTCGGAAATATAAATATCCTGAATATCAGCAAGAAGATTCTGCAAATGGAGGTGGTTGGCGTCAAAACCCGGCGCAGGTGAAACCGCGTGATTGCTGAAAGCGATGTGCTGGTTTTCAATCAACAATTGATTGCCTTCAACCCTCCACGGAATATCGGGAAAGGTGAGAAGGGAAGGCTCGTCGGACTCCGCAGAAAGCTGTTCTTCGGGTACTGCGTAGTTGTTTATGTTCACGCTACTGTGGGCAAGGTGAACTTTGTTGAAACGCACGTGCTGATCTTTCAGACTCACAAACAAGGGCTCCAGTTGGAGTGAGCCGAGGTTGAGCTCAAGGTCGGTGCTGTCGGGAAGATGTGCATAGCGCAGGTTGATGTGCTCCCAGTTCAAAGCGTCGAGAGTAATTTCCCAGCCCGGTATTTCTCCGCTTTCGTCGTCTTGCTCAGAAACGGGCGGAAGCCGTAACTGCCGATGTTGAATATCCGTGTGGGCCGTTTCGATGCTTCGGATATGCACGCGTTCTTGTTCCAAATCGAGGCTGTGAACCTGCACGCTGAAGTGCCCGAGATTCCACGTGGTTTCCATTCCGCCAAAGTCATCCAGAAACGAGCCCCGTATTCTGTCGAGCCTCACTTTCTGAACATCCACTGTCCATGCCGAAGGGCTATCGGGTTCGTCTTTTGGTGGTTCATCGGTGGTGTCAGATGCAAAAGCCTCCGGAATAAAGGAAAAGTTAAAGCGCTCACCGTTTTCCTCGCGATGAATACGGGCGGTAACGTCACGCAAGCCCACGTAGTTCACCTGCACCTTGCTTCGGAGAAGTGCAGTCATGGCAATGTCAACCTTCAGCTCACCCAGGTAGAGCAGGGTATCTTGTTGTTGGTCTTCAACATAAAGGCCCTTGATGACCAGTTCATCGGGAAAAGCGATGTAGATTTTATGGAGCGTAACAGTGGTTTGAAGCTTGTTTTCAAGGTAGTTGGCGGCTTTTTTCACCACCCAGGTCTGCACAGGCGGCAGCAGAATGGCACCCACCAACAACAGCAAAAGCATGGTGCAGGCTGCGAGGAAGAGAAGTACAAACCGTACAATTTTGCGAATTACGCCCAATGCCTGCGCCATGCAGCAAAGATAACCAATGCGCTGTGGCTTTGGTAGGCCTTTATTTCAATGAAGGAGGCACTGGTGCAAAAAAAACCGCGATTTGCTTTTACATAGAGAAGGCATTATCAATGAGTGGAAATATATCTTTGCATCGTGAAATTTGAGGAGATACAAAGTTATTTGCAACGCTACACCGAGGAAGGTAAAAAGTGCTTCGTTACTTCGTCGTTTCAGAGTCACAGCCTGCCGTTGCTTCACATGCTGAGCCGGATGCCCTTTGAAATTCCGGTGCTGTTTATCAACACGGGATTTCACTTTCCTGAAACACTGACCTTCCGTGATGAAGTGGTTGAAACTTTTGGCTTGAAGATGATTGATGTAGAGTCGCTAGTAAACCGCATTGACCAGCGCGACCAAAACGGTCACTTTTACTTTACCTCTGACCCGGACCGCTGTTGCTACATCAACAAAACCCAGCCCCTGGAGCCTTTTCTGATGGCTTTTGATGTGTGGATAAACGGAGTGCGTGCCGACCAGAACGCCAATCGCCGCAACATGCAAACTGAGCAGGAGGCCCCACACAGTGTAACGCGCTTTCATCCCATATTGGATTGGACGGCGCGCATGATTCACGAGTACGCCAAAGAGCACGAGCTACCACGGCACCCGTTGGAAGACCAGGGCTACCTGAGTGTAGGATGTGAGCCATGTACCCGCAAAACCGACCTGCACGATGATCGCAGCGGTCGCTGGTTCGGCATGCAGAAAACCGAATGCGGACTACACACTGATTTGATAAAACCATCATGAAAATACTGATCACCGGAGGAGCCGGATACATCGGCACCGAATTGACCTACGCATTGGCCCAGATGCAGAGCGTAAGCGAAATCTGCGTGTACGACAACCTGAGCCGCGGCAACTACAACTTTTTTTTGGGCAACCGAAAGCTTCCTTCCAGCAAAGTGCGCTTTGTGCAGGGTGATTTGCTCGACACCCGAAAATTGCGCAAACACGTGGCGGAGTGTAATGTGGTTTTTCACCTTGCAGCACGCGTAACCACACCTTTTGCCGACGGACAGCCTCACCTGATGGAGCAGGTGAATCATTGGGGAACTGCCGAGTTGGTGCACGCCGCCGAACTGGCCGGAATAGAGCAGTTTTGGCATGTGAGCAGCGTTTCGGTGTACGGATCTACGAGCGTCCCGGCGGGCATAGGAAGCCCCATCGGTCCACAAACCTTTTACGGTATTTCAAAGTTGCGGGGTGAGCAGCACGTTGAGCGGCTTTTGCAAAAAGTGCCGGGAGCCATCCTGCGCTGCGGAAACGTTTATGGCTACAGCCGTAGCATGCGCTTTGATGCCATGATTAACCGCTTCATGTTTGAAGCGCGTTTTCAGAAGAAGATCACCATTCAGGGCAATGGCGAGCAACGCAGGGCTTTTATTCATGTAGATAAGGTGGTCGAGGTGCTTTGCAGTCTGATGCAAAATCCCCCCTCAGGCAGGCTCTACAACGTGGTGGAGCACAATCTGAGTGTGTTGGAAGTGGCCGAAAGGTTGCACGAATTGTATCCCTCGCTGGAGATGATTTTTGTGAACCAGCACATGCCCATGCGCTCGCTGGAAGTGATACCCGATGAAAAACTCAATGAGCGTTTTAATCGCAATCGTCATCTGCGGAATGAACTGGCAGATTTTAAGGAAGCTTTTAGTTTTTGATTGTGGATATTCGGATTTCAGTGGCGCACTGAGAAAAGAATGAGATTTTTATTCCAATTCCGAAAGCTTCATAGCTGATGTCATAAACTGCCCGCTTCCAATACCGCAGAGCCGGTTTCGGGCATCGTACAAACGCGACGATGCCAGTACAATGGTGGAGCCGGGTTTTTCTATCACCCCCTCGGCTCGTAATATTCCGCTCTTTACGGGTCGTATAAGCTGAACCTGAAAGGAGGTAGTAAGTATGAAAAACTCCGTTTGCAGGGAGGAAGCTGCGAAAAACGCCGCATCATCCAGCAGCTTGAAGTACACTGAGCCGTGCAAACTTTGTCCTGCGTGAAAAAACCTGTCTTCAACCATGTGCTCTATCACCGCTTTACCTTCTTCTAACAGGATGGTCACACCGCTGTATACCTCCCGATTCACGCGACCCCGCAGGTACATGGTTTCCAAAAAGCGAAAGTGCGATTCCTGATTCATAAGTTTCGGGTAAGGGAACTAACCACTTTGTATTGAGAGAAAAGCTCCTTGGCTATAATCCGCAGCACCGTGTAGGACGGAATGGCGATAATCATTCCGGTGATACCGTAAAGCGTACCTGCTACGGAAATCACAATGAAAATTTCAAGCGGGTGTGCGTTTACCACGTTGGCAAAAAGCACTGGCTGAGTAATCATATTGTCAAACAACTGCATGCAGGCAAAAATGACGAGGATCCAGCCGCTCTTGGGTAAAAGCTCGCTGTAAAAGTTCAAATCGAGGTTGGTGAGCATCACGATAATAACCCCCAAAATGGCGCCCATTACCGGACCGAGGTAGGGGATGAGATTCAACAGACCGGCCATGAAGCCGATAATCAGGGCATTTTCGATTCCCAGAAAAAACTTGAGCGAAACGCTGATTATGAGTGTTACAAGCGCAACCTGAATCACCAAACCAAAGCAGTAGCGCGTTAACAGGCGCTTGGTGTTGTCAAGGATTACACGCACGTGGGGCACTTCGGCATCGGGCACCAGCGTTTCGAGAATGCGCTGCAGCAACATCCCGTCGCGGAGAAAGAAGAAGCCCATAAACAACACAGAAAAAATGGCGATAAAGAGGTTGCCCAGCACTCCGAAAATGCTTTGAAATACACTCGAGACCTTTCCGAATTTGAGAATATCGCGGATTTGTGCCCTGAAATAGTGCTCGTCGAAGCGCTCTTCGGTGAGCTCATAGTCTGCCAGAAATTGCGAAAACCGATTCAGCGGCTCTGCAAATGCGCGGGCTACTTCATTTGCTTCGATGGAAGAAACAATGCGCGCCTGTTGGGCGATAAGCGGCACAAACAAACTGAAAATGCCCACCACAAAAAGTATCATCACAATCAACACAATCAATGCACTGAGCGAGTTGGGTAATCGAAAGTTCTTGATGCGGATTTTGCCCAGAAGGTTCATCAGTGGACGGCCCAGCAGAGAAAGCACCACCGCCAGGATGATGTACACAAAAATGGTACGCAGCTGGTAAACAAGGTAAACAGCCAGAACAATCCCCAGGATTGCACCGATAATTCGCAGCACATTTTTCACCCCCGAAAATTAGAAAAACCAAGGGAATGGTGTGCGGCAACTGAAAAGTCTTTGTTGGTTTAGAAACGCAGCCTCATGCCCATGGGGCTTACTTCAAGATTGTTCAGGATGGGAGAGAGGTTTTTCTTATAATGTCCGCGGTAAATGGCGTACATCACGGCGTCAAGCACCAGTAGAAATCCGCCTTGCACCATGATGGAATAACCCCAGCCTGTGAAACGGTCTCGCTGGTCGGGCATGCGGTTGGCCAGCTCGGTGAGAAAAAGTCCGCTCATGATGTAGCCCACGTCCAGTCCGGCGTTGAGGAGGTAGATTTTCTCGGTTCCGTAGTGCCCGTCAACAGTTTGTTGCCACGATTTTCCCGCGCTTCCTTTGCGCAGACCAAGAAGCCCCACACCGGCAAGCCCTGCGTTCACCACATTCCAGTAAACATTCATTTCGTGAAAATGAAAATCGGCACCTGTTGTCTGCGTCATGAACGCACCGCTTACAGCAAAATTTCCTACTGCCCAACCGCCTAAAGCATACATACTTCGTTTGCCGATTTGGTCTTTTCGTGCGTTGAAAGCATCAATGTCTGACTGCTGCGAAAACACAGGAACCGCAATAAATCCGAAAATGGCGAGTAGAAAAAGTGTACGTGTAAGCATGGTATAATGGGTTTTAGAGTTCAACAAGGCAGCTCTTTGATTGTTCGGATGAATCCAACCCACTCCGGAGGTTTGTCTTACTTGACGGTGAGGTCGGCCGGATCAAACCCAAATAGAAAGAACCGCGTCAGAAAACTGTGCAGACCACGGCTGTAGCCACTTCCGTTGATGGCATCACCGGTAAAAACCCGCGACAAGTGCATTTCAACGTGGGGTGCAATGATTTTACCGACGGGGTTTTTGCTTTGGGCCATTCCCGCGCGATACAAGGTAAACAATCTGCCGTTGTACCACGAGTCGATCACCCTGCGCCATATTTTTACTTCCCATTTCCAGTCCTGCTCGTAGGCGGCCAAAGCAGATTCTTCACCTCCGGCAGCAATCACATCTGCCACGCGAAAAGCACTTTTCATACTCAGGTACAATCCCGTTGAAAACACCGGATCAATAAATCCGGCCGCGTCACCGATACATACCCAGTTTTTGCCGTAAAAGCGCTCGTTGATATTCTGCCAGTTGTTGAATTTCACCACTGGTGTAATGCGTTTTCCGCCCTCTGTAAATTCACGCAGACGCTCATCGCTGCGCACGTAGTGGTCGTATTGTTCCTCGGCAGTGGTTCCGTGTGCAATGAGGTGGGTTGGGTTAATGACAACCCCCAGCGAAACCCTGTCTTTCAAGGGAATACGCCAATTCCATCCGCGCTCCAGGTAATCCACGTGGATATTTCCTTCGTCAATGATTTTCACCTTGTCCCAATGGGCAAAAAGCGCCCAGTCTTTGCGGTCGCCTTCAACGGTTTTTATCATTTCGGTTCGGGCAATCACGCGCGACCTTCCCGAAGCATCCACAATCCAATCTACGCCATCCTCAAAAAAACCATCCGTTTTCAGCAGGGTCTGGTTGTCCAGTCCGATGCGGTTGTCATCGAGCCTCACTATACCAGCCGTGTGCGGAAAAACCACACAACCCGCTTGTTTGGCACGTTGCAAAAGGGTCTCATCAAATTTATCGCGAGGGGTATTGTATGCGTAATCAGGAAGCTTTCCTTTTGCGCGAGAAAAATAGGAAGTGATTGTTTCGTCTTTACTCAGGGTTACAGTCGCACCGGGCTTATGGCGACTGAAAGATTTCACTTCTTCTTCCACGCCCAGTTTTCGAAGCATGGGAATCACTGCAGGCAACAATGACTCGCCTACGATCAAGGGTGGGCGTTTGCCCGTATGGAAAATTCCCACCTTAAACCCCTTCTCAGCCAGCAAAGTAGCCACCGTACTACCGGCAGGACCTCCTCCGAGTACAGCTACAGTTTGTGTTCTATTGCCGTTCATTTCAATTCTGGTTGGGTGTTACAAAGTTAAGGAGTCGTTACTTTTGATGCATGAAGCATCGTCAAAAACCCAATGCTTTTTTCCACGTTTTGTTCACAACCAGCACGGCGATTGCCTTGCTTCTGGTTTCATCCTGCGCTCGTCCTTCGGCCGGTCACCAGGAGAAAAACTTCATCGACATTCGTTGCAAAGAGGGGCCATTTCAAAAAAACACGCCTTGCAGGGTGAGCTTTTCGGATGGTACGGTACAAAACGGAAACATTCGGGTACGGGGTCAGAGTTCGCTCAAATACCCGCGTCAATCTTACAGGATGAAGCTCAACAAGCCGCACTCTTTCTGTGAACTCCCGCAACATAAAACGTGGATTCTGAATGCCAGTTACATAGATCGCTCCTTCATCCGTCACCGATTCAGTTTTGAGCTTTTTCGCCGCTCAGCTCCCGACCGTATCGCCCCGCATGGCTGCTACCAAGAAGTATGGCTCAACGGGCAGTACATGGGTTTGTATTTTGTGAGTGAACGCATTGACCGCGAACGCTGCGGCATATTACCCGGTTACAAGGCAGGTGGAATGCTGTTTAAGGAGCCGCCCGTTTTTATACAATCTGAGCAAAGCACATCCCGACCAGATGAAAAGTACAGGCAGAAGTTTCCGGGCTTTCCCAAGCGGAACGCAACCCATGAAATGCGGAAACTGGAGTTGTTCATTCAAAACAGCGATTCAGCTTCATTCAATGACAGCCTGGACTATTGGTTCGACAGATATAACCTTACCGATTGGGCGCTGCTGCTGCTTTTTACCAACAACACCGATGGCTTGCTTCGCAATTTTTACCTCTACCGCGTGCACCACGGAGCGCCATTCAGGGTGGCGGTTTGGGATTACGACGAAACCTTCGGGCGGTTTGGAGATGGGCGCAGAAATGACTTTGAAGAAATGGTGAATTTGCGGGTGAACAGGCTTTTTGATCGCATGTTGGACTGGACAGACTTTGAAGCACGCCTCGGTAATCGCTGGCTGGAGCTTCGCAACGGCCCCTGGCACCCGGATACAGTGCTGAACCGCGTGGATGCATTGGTTGCTGATGTGGAACCCTACCTCGAACGCCACGAGCGCATGTGGCCTGCTCAAGGTGGTTGGTTTGCCGACAGCCTCACTTTTGAGCAGGAAATTGAACTGATTCGCGATTTTACCGCTCGCAACTACGCCAGGCTGGATAGTGTATTCGAAAATAGAAGCCTCTCTTACTGATTGAGCGGAATGGCCTCGTCGCCTTCTTCGTACAGCACGTAGTTCACGAAAAACTGGAACATCTCGTCCGTGGTTTTCATGTCGCCTTTGGGCTCCCGAATGGTTTGGGGCGGATCAAAGGGCTGAAAGGGATTGCCCGCGGTATTGTCAAAGGTGCCCCATACCTCAATCTTACTGCCTTTCGGGATTTTGAGTATGTGCTTAAAGGTGTAGAAGTACTGCCATCTGAAGTCCCAGCGCGGCAGGTGTACAAGCGGAATGGTGTCGCCGTCCGGGCGAATGGCATAGGCCAAAAACTCCTTGCCGAGCAGGTGCATGTGCGGATTGATGGTGAGTACTGACCAATCCTGCGGTACGCGGTAGGTGGTTTTAAAGGTAACGACCGAATCGGCAGGAATCACAAACTCCGGAATAACGGGCGTATCACCCAGCGTGCCCATCTGCAATTCGCGCATGGGTCGTTGGGGGGGCGTGTCTGAAAACCACAATTTAAAGTGCGACAGGTCAAAGGTATCGAGTGCGCTTGGGCCGTAGTGCATGGTTTGCATCAGAAAGGCCGCCTGCCGCTTGAGGTAGTACCCGCCAATGCCCTCGGGATAGGCCACGGCCTCCACGCCCGGCAGGTAGTTCACCATCGAAGGCGAAAGAGGCGGGTAGGTGCCGTCGTCATTGAGCAGTTGCATGTAGTGATAAGCCGAAAACGAATCGGTGGTATCGGGGTCAACGATGGTTTCGCCCTGCCAGATGTCGCTTTTCTTACCATCGGGGTAGTTGATCAGGCTGCCGTTCATGTGGTGCACAAGCTGGCGG includes:
- a CDS encoding translocation/assembly module TamB gives rise to the protein MAQALGVIRKIVRFVLLFLAACTMLLLLLVGAILLPPVQTWVVKKAANYLENKLQTTVTLHKIYIAFPDELVIKGLYVEDQQQDTLLYLGELKVDIAMTALLRSKVQVNYVGLRDVTARIHREENGERFNFSFIPEAFASDTTDEPPKDEPDSPSAWTVDVQKVRLDRIRGSFLDDFGGMETTWNLGHFSVQVHSLDLEQERVHIRSIETAHTDIQHRQLRLPPVSEQDDESGEIPGWEITLDALNWEHINLRYAHLPDSTDLELNLGSLQLEPLFVSLKDQHVRFNKVHLAHSSVNINNYAVPEEQLSAESDEPSLLTFPDIPWRVEGNQLLIENQHIAFSNHAVSPAPGFDANHLHLQNLLADIQDIYISDERQSLRWSALSFQEQSGLELRHLGFDLDLRPDTLVLNDLLLQTGNSSAALSLELGYPTRDVLLNNPEQSRFRLHLPDLSFAWNDLFAFMPSLKEQETLASMAGTSVSLQALLEGDASQISIKQLRADALQETHADVYGSLLNPQDEPEFDIKIKTLRTGKHDLGHLMGEAANEFQLPRFVKVSGIVAGKTNDLSCLLDVQSDLATLHLDASYLMPPDSLPEYTATLLIDPFELGIFLNQPDTLGPFCADVHLTGKGLDPQTATADVDVLIHEMSYTHWMFTDVSLKSSLHNGELVADLAVNDSLIALDLGVVAEPWLKVPHATGRLSLHGLDASGAGLAENDMRVRGQTEFSIIGDTLSELLAMIRFDDWDFFSYDKRYHLDSLVMNFSSQTRSTSFSVHSDFMEGSFEGNLAATGIGDAVMRHVRYYYHFGDTIESAKRTDAEFDFSFTFHSTNLLTQVLIPDLERFTPGVIKGSFREQQKHLDVDIRMPETVYAGFHLDSLHIYLRSDSSLFTYDLAFQEAGTEAFSISNFRLYGNLQDQILSTTVSIVDSADYQSLLLSGYFQSIGGRRFEFRLQPDGVIMANEPWQVSEEHVFAFGEGGVWANNLSIAQNHREVKLQSRDTVPNAPLDLSFRRFNLADLASAIDSEGDFVEGKLSGVVAFSYPETGPELEADLNIDQLGYREMIVGDLSLHMENTPIGADLDMHLTGVNNELTLEGSIHREPENEIDIALNIARINLGSFQPFLDDVQDLTGTLTGGIAVSGNPEKPVYDGDITLIETSFFVPLLGVGYSLDKETVSASNAGIRVDKFTLRDDEGKTAIINGMVATHSLTDIVFELDLDMDQFSVLRVAESTDALFYGNAKVNSTVRLRGDLNQPKVRAQASLAKGSSLKLVVPESEARAETAGGINAFVDVHGRYSDVITRKAARDPMTSALQGVDLRANLVLNRETELTLFLDETKDNFIDIQGDADLVFGVDPSGKVTLSGRYEVDRGVYQLVYRTVIRRKFELEQGSSIVWLGDPLDARIDFRATHVVRTDALGLLRDQSPNMSREEMGRYRQELPFEVRLIMTEYLLEPDIGFELGLPDAQRGALGGQVNNRLMFLNQPESESERNKQVFSLLVLGHFLPADPLAGSGRSMASTARSSMADVLNSQIRRVTEEYVKGVDLNLSLDSYEDYTTGQAEGRTQLNVGVSKELFNERITVHVGGSIDLEGDQRRTQNASDLIGDLSVEYKLTPDAIWRLRGYRKNTFEGMIDGEIIRTGVALIFSRSYNATRELFENRRRQEATTQEEEPLPKGEEPEEMEETEQENE
- a CDS encoding AI-2E family transporter, translated to MKNVLRIIGAILGIVLAVYLVYQLRTIFVYIILAVVLSLLGRPLMNLLGKIRIKNFRLPNSLSALIVLIVMILFVVGIFSLFVPLIAQQARIVSSIEANEVARAFAEPLNRFSQFLADYELTEERFDEHYFRAQIRDILKFGKVSSVFQSIFGVLGNLFIAIFSVLFMGFFFLRDGMLLQRILETLVPDAEVPHVRVILDNTKRLLTRYCFGLVIQVALVTLIISVSLKFFLGIENALIIGFMAGLLNLIPYLGPVMGAILGVIIVMLTNLDLNFYSELLPKSGWILVIFACMQLFDNMITQPVLFANVVNAHPLEIFIVISVAGTLYGITGMIIAIPSYTVLRIIAKELFSQYKVVSSLTRNL
- a CDS encoding NAD(P)/FAD-dependent oxidoreductase, which produces MNGNRTQTVAVLGGGPAGSTVATLLAEKGFKVGIFHTGKRPPLIVGESLLPAVIPMLRKLGVEEEVKSFSRHKPGATVTLSKDETITSYFSRAKGKLPDYAYNTPRDKFDETLLQRAKQAGCVVFPHTAGIVRLDDNRIGLDNQTLLKTDGFFEDGVDWIVDASGRSRVIARTEMIKTVEGDRKDWALFAHWDKVKIIDEGNIHVDYLERGWNWRIPLKDRVSLGVVINPTHLIAHGTTAEEQYDHYVRSDERLREFTEGGKRITPVVKFNNWQNINERFYGKNWVCIGDAAGFIDPVFSTGLYLSMKSAFRVADVIAAGGEESALAAYEQDWKWEVKIWRRVIDSWYNGRLFTLYRAGMAQSKNPVGKIIAPHVEMHLSRVFTGDAINGSGYSRGLHSFLTRFFLFGFDPADLTVK
- a CDS encoding SDR family oxidoreductase; translated protein: MKILITGGAGYIGTELTYALAQMQSVSEICVYDNLSRGNYNFFLGNRKLPSSKVRFVQGDLLDTRKLRKHVAECNVVFHLAARVTTPFADGQPHLMEQVNHWGTAELVHAAELAGIEQFWHVSSVSVYGSTSVPAGIGSPIGPQTFYGISKLRGEQHVERLLQKVPGAILRCGNVYGYSRSMRFDAMINRFMFEARFQKKITIQGNGEQRRAFIHVDKVVEVLCSLMQNPPSGRLYNVVEHNLSVLEVAERLHELYPSLEMIFVNQHMPMRSLEVIPDEKLNERFNRNRHLRNELADFKEAFSF
- a CDS encoding phosphoadenylyl-sulfate reductase — protein: MKFEEIQSYLQRYTEEGKKCFVTSSFQSHSLPLLHMLSRMPFEIPVLFINTGFHFPETLTFRDEVVETFGLKMIDVESLVNRIDQRDQNGHFYFTSDPDRCCYINKTQPLEPFLMAFDVWINGVRADQNANRRNMQTEQEAPHSVTRFHPILDWTARMIHEYAKEHELPRHPLEDQGYLSVGCEPCTRKTDLHDDRSGRWFGMQKTECGLHTDLIKPS
- a CDS encoding PaaI family thioesterase, which translates into the protein MNQESHFRFLETMYLRGRVNREVYSGVTILLEEGKAVIEHMVEDRFFHAGQSLHGSVYFKLLDDAAFFAASSLQTEFFILTTSFQVQLIRPVKSGILRAEGVIEKPGSTIVLASSRLYDARNRLCGIGSGQFMTSAMKLSELE